Proteins found in one Macaca nemestrina isolate mMacNem1 chromosome 4, mMacNem.hap1, whole genome shotgun sequence genomic segment:
- the LOC105474905 gene encoding cyclin-dependent kinase 5: MQKYEKLEKIGEGTYGTVFKAKNRETHEIVALKRVRLDDDDEGVPSSALREICLLKELKHKNIVRLHDVLHSDKKLTLVFEFCDQDLKKYFDSCNGDLDPEIVKSFLFQLLKGLGFCHSRNVLHRDLKPQNLLINRNGELKLADFGLARAFGIPVRCYSAEVVTLWYRPPDVLFGAKLYSTSIDMWSAGCIFAELANAGRPLFPGNDVDDQLKRIFRLLGTPTEEQWPSMTKLPDYKPYPMYPATTSLVNVVPKLNATGRDLLQNLLKCNPVQRISAEEALQHPYFSDFCPP; this comes from the exons ATGCAGAAATACGAGAAACTGGAAAAGATTGGGGAAG GCACCTACGGAACAGTGTTCAAGGCCAAAAACCGGGAGACTCATGAGATCGTGGCTCTGAAACGGGTGAGGCTGGATGACGATGATGAG GGTGTGCCGAGTTCTGCCCTCCGGGAGATCTGCCTACTCAAGGAGCTCAAGCACAAGAACATCGTCAG GCTTCATGATGTCCTGCACAGTGACAAGAAGCTGACTTTGGTTTTTGAATTCTGTGACCAG GACCTGAAGAAGTATTTTGATAGTTGCAATGGTGACCTTGATCCTGAGATTGTAAAG TCATTCCTCTTCCAGCTACTGAAAGGCCTGGGATTCTGTCATAGCCGCAATGTGCTACACAGGGACCTGAAGCCCCAGAACCTGCTAATAAACAGG AATGGGGAGCTGAAATTGGCTGATTTCGGCCTGGCTCGAGCCTTTGGGATCCCTGTCCGCTGTTACTCAGCTGAG GTGGTCACACTGTGGTACCGCCCACCGGATGTCCTCTTTGGGGCCAAGCTGTACTCCACGTCCATCGACATGTGGTCAGCCGGCTGCATCTTTGCAG AGCTGGCCAATGCTGGGCGGCCTCTTTTTCCCGGCAATGATGTTGATGACCAGTTGAAGAGGATCTTCCG GCTGCTGGGGACGCCCACCGAGGAGCAGTGGCCCTCTATGACCAAGCTGCCAGACTATAAG CCCTACCCGATGTACCCGGCCACAACATCCCTGGTGAACGTCGTGCCCAAACTCAATGCCACGGGGAGGGACCTGCTGCAG AACCTTCTGAAGTGTAACCCTGTCCAGCGTATCTCAGCAGAAGAGGCCCTGCAGCACCCCTACTTCTCCGACTTCTGCCCGCCCTAG
- the LOC139362685 gene encoding uncharacterized protein — protein MPPPCCPESRSDSEKG, from the coding sequence ATGCCTCCGCCTTGTTGCCCTGAAAGCCGCAGCGACAGCGAAAAGGGCTAA
- the LOC105474901 gene encoding acid-sensing ion channel 3 isoform X2 encodes MKPTSGPEEAPRLASDIRVFASNCSMHGLGHVFGPGSLSLRRGMWAAAVVLSVATFLYQVAERVRYYREFHHQTALDERESHRLVFPAVTLCNINPLRRSRLTPNDLHWAGSALLGLDPAEHPAFLRALGQPPAPPGFMPSPTFDMAQLYARAGHSLDDMLLDCRFRGEPCGPENFTMIFTRMGKCYTFNSGADGAELLTTTRGGMGNGLDIMLDVQQEEYLPVWRDNEETPFEVGIRVQIHSQEEPPIIDQLGLGVSPGYQTFVSCQQQQLSFLPPPWGDCSSASLNPNYEPEPSDPLSSPSPSLPYTLMGCRLACETRYVARKCGCRMMYMPGDAPVCSPQQYKNCAHPAIDAMLRKDSCACPNPCASTRYAKELSMVRIPSRAAARFLARKLNRSEAYIAENVLALDIFFEALNYETVEQKKAYEMSELLGDIGGQMGLFIGASLLTILEILDYLCEVFRDKVLGYFWNRRHSQRHSSTNLLQEGLGSHRTQVPHLSLGPRPPTPPCAVTKTLSASHRTCYLVTRL; translated from the exons ATGAAGCCCACCTCAGGCCCAGAGGAGGCCCCACGGCTGGCCTCCGACATCCGCGTGTTTGCCAGCAACTGCTCGATGCATGGGCTGGGCCACGTCTTCGGGCCAGGCAGCCTGAGCCTGCGCCGGGGGATGTGGGCAGCAGCCGTGGTCCTGTCAGTGGCCACCTTCCTCTACCAGGTGGCTGAGAGAGTGCGCTACTACAGGGAATTCCACCACCAGACTGCCCTGGATGAGCGAGAAAGCCACCGGCTCGTCTTCCCGGCCGTTACCCTGTGCAACATCAACCCGCTGCGCCGCTCGCGCCTAACGCCCAACGACCTGCACTGGGCTGGGTCTGCGCTGCTGGGCCTGGATCCCGCAGAGCACCCCGCCTTCCTGCGCGCCCTGGGCCAGCCCCCCGCACCGCCCGGCTTCATGCCCAGTCCCACCTTTGACATGGCGCAACTCTATGCCCGTGCTGGGCACTCCCTGGATGACATGCTGCTGGACTGTCGCTTCCGTGGCGAACCTTGTGGGCCTGAGAACTTCACCATG ATCTTCACACGGATGGGAAAGTGCTACACATTTAACTCTGGTGCCGATGGGGCAGAGCTGCTCACCACTACTAGGGGTGGCATGGGCAATGGGCTGGACATCATGCTGGACGTGCAGCAGGAGGAATATCTACCTGTGTGGAGGGACAACG AGGAGACCCCCTTTGAGGTGGGGATCCGAGTGCAGATCCACAGCCAGGAGGAGCCGCCCATCATCGACCAGCTGGGCTTGGGGGTGTCCCCGGGCTACCAGACCTTTGTTTCTTGCCAGCAGCAGCAG CTGAGCTTCCTGCCACCGCCTTGGGGCGACTGCAGTTCAGCATCTCTGAACCCCAACTATGAGCCAGAGCCCTCTGATCCCCtgagctcccccagccccagccttccCTATACCCTAATGGGGTGTCGCCTGGCCTGTGAAACCCGCTACGTGGCTCGGAAGTGCGGCTGCCGAATGATGTACATGCCAG GCGACGCGCCAGTGTGCAGCCCCCAGCAGTACAAGAACTGTGCCCACCCGGCCATAG ATGCCATGCTTCGCAAGGACTCATGCGCCTGCCCCAACCCGTGCGCCAGCACGCGCTACGCCAAGGAGCTCTCCATGGTGCGGATCCCGAGCCGCGCCGCCGCGCGCTTCCTGGCCCGGAAGCTCAACCGCAGCGAGGCCTACATCGC GGAGAATGTGCTGGCCCTGGACATCTTCTTCGAGGCCCTCAACTACGAGACCGTGGAACAGAAGAAGGCCTATGAGATGTCGGAGCTGCTTG GCGACATTGGGGGCCAGATGGGGCTGTTCATCGGGGCCAGCCTGCTCACCATCCTCGAGATCCTAGACTACCTCTGTGAG GTGTTCCGAGACAAGGTCCTGGGATATTTCTGGAACCGAAGGCACTCCCAAAGGCATTCCAGCACCAATCTG CTTCAGGAAGGGCTGGGCAGCCATCGAACCCAAGttccccacctcagcctgggcccCAG ACCTCCCACCCCTCCTTGTGCTGTCACCAAGACTCTCTCCGCCTCCCACCGCACCTGCTACCTTGTCACACGGCTCTAG
- the LOC105474901 gene encoding acid-sensing ion channel 3 isoform X1 produces MKPTSGPEEAPRLASDIRVFASNCSMHGLGHVFGPGSLSLRRGMWAAAVVLSVATFLYQVAERVRYYREFHHQTALDERESHRLVFPAVTLCNINPLRRSRLTPNDLHWAGSALLGLDPAEHPAFLRALGQPPAPPGFMPSPTFDMAQLYARAGHSLDDMLLDCRFRGEPCGPENFTMIFTRMGKCYTFNSGADGAELLTTTRGGMGNGLDIMLDVQQEEYLPVWRDNEETPFEVGIRVQIHSQEEPPIIDQLGLGVSPGYQTFVSCQQQQLSFLPPPWGDCSSASLNPNYEPEPSDPLSSPSPSLPYTLMGCRLACETRYVARKCGCRMMYMPGDAPVCSPQQYKNCAHPAIDAMLRKDSCACPNPCASTRYAKELSMVRIPSRAAARFLARKLNRSEAYIAENVLALDIFFEALNYETVEQKKAYEMSELLGDIGGQMGLFIGASLLTILEILDYLCEVFRDKVLGYFWNRRHSQRHSSTNLTSHPSLCCHQDSLRLPPHLLPCHTALGLLSVSSEPHPDILDMPSLHVAFPSSPQIKS; encoded by the exons ATGAAGCCCACCTCAGGCCCAGAGGAGGCCCCACGGCTGGCCTCCGACATCCGCGTGTTTGCCAGCAACTGCTCGATGCATGGGCTGGGCCACGTCTTCGGGCCAGGCAGCCTGAGCCTGCGCCGGGGGATGTGGGCAGCAGCCGTGGTCCTGTCAGTGGCCACCTTCCTCTACCAGGTGGCTGAGAGAGTGCGCTACTACAGGGAATTCCACCACCAGACTGCCCTGGATGAGCGAGAAAGCCACCGGCTCGTCTTCCCGGCCGTTACCCTGTGCAACATCAACCCGCTGCGCCGCTCGCGCCTAACGCCCAACGACCTGCACTGGGCTGGGTCTGCGCTGCTGGGCCTGGATCCCGCAGAGCACCCCGCCTTCCTGCGCGCCCTGGGCCAGCCCCCCGCACCGCCCGGCTTCATGCCCAGTCCCACCTTTGACATGGCGCAACTCTATGCCCGTGCTGGGCACTCCCTGGATGACATGCTGCTGGACTGTCGCTTCCGTGGCGAACCTTGTGGGCCTGAGAACTTCACCATG ATCTTCACACGGATGGGAAAGTGCTACACATTTAACTCTGGTGCCGATGGGGCAGAGCTGCTCACCACTACTAGGGGTGGCATGGGCAATGGGCTGGACATCATGCTGGACGTGCAGCAGGAGGAATATCTACCTGTGTGGAGGGACAACG AGGAGACCCCCTTTGAGGTGGGGATCCGAGTGCAGATCCACAGCCAGGAGGAGCCGCCCATCATCGACCAGCTGGGCTTGGGGGTGTCCCCGGGCTACCAGACCTTTGTTTCTTGCCAGCAGCAGCAG CTGAGCTTCCTGCCACCGCCTTGGGGCGACTGCAGTTCAGCATCTCTGAACCCCAACTATGAGCCAGAGCCCTCTGATCCCCtgagctcccccagccccagccttccCTATACCCTAATGGGGTGTCGCCTGGCCTGTGAAACCCGCTACGTGGCTCGGAAGTGCGGCTGCCGAATGATGTACATGCCAG GCGACGCGCCAGTGTGCAGCCCCCAGCAGTACAAGAACTGTGCCCACCCGGCCATAG ATGCCATGCTTCGCAAGGACTCATGCGCCTGCCCCAACCCGTGCGCCAGCACGCGCTACGCCAAGGAGCTCTCCATGGTGCGGATCCCGAGCCGCGCCGCCGCGCGCTTCCTGGCCCGGAAGCTCAACCGCAGCGAGGCCTACATCGC GGAGAATGTGCTGGCCCTGGACATCTTCTTCGAGGCCCTCAACTACGAGACCGTGGAACAGAAGAAGGCCTATGAGATGTCGGAGCTGCTTG GCGACATTGGGGGCCAGATGGGGCTGTTCATCGGGGCCAGCCTGCTCACCATCCTCGAGATCCTAGACTACCTCTGTGAG GTGTTCCGAGACAAGGTCCTGGGATATTTCTGGAACCGAAGGCACTCCCAAAGGCATTCCAGCACCAATCTG ACCTCCCACCCCTCCTTGTGCTGTCACCAAGACTCTCTCCGCCTCCCACCGCACCTGCTACCTTGTCACACGGCTCTAGGCCTGCTGTCTGTGTCCTCGGAGCCCCACCCTGACATCCTGGACATGCCTAGCCTGCACGTAGCTTTTCCATCTTCACCCCAAATAAAGTCCTAA